The proteins below are encoded in one region of Amycolatopsis acidiphila:
- a CDS encoding type 1 glutamine amidotransferase encodes MPRILVIQPDASDPVGPLGDWLTAAGAELDIRQPPGDELPAGLDDYQALVCLGGGMNAEDDSAHPWLKPVRDLLATATHNGLPTLAICLGAQLLAVATGGRVVQGDKGPEVGAYLVSKKDAAWTDPLFAELPLMPDVLHFHEDEISRLPANAVLLASAPKYVNQAFRLGRCAYGLQFHIETTPEVVQSWAEDEPDMAATAKPGTFETSTLSRLHEDLADTWQPFAARFVQLAGGALKTAAPTPRNTLPLA; translated from the coding sequence GTGCCCCGCATTCTGGTGATCCAGCCCGACGCGAGCGACCCGGTCGGCCCGCTGGGCGACTGGCTCACCGCGGCCGGCGCCGAGCTCGACATCCGGCAACCGCCGGGCGACGAGCTTCCGGCGGGCCTCGACGATTACCAGGCACTCGTCTGTCTCGGCGGCGGCATGAACGCCGAGGACGACTCGGCCCACCCGTGGCTGAAACCCGTCCGCGACCTCTTGGCCACGGCGACGCACAACGGCCTGCCGACGCTCGCCATCTGCCTCGGCGCACAGCTCCTCGCGGTCGCCACCGGTGGCCGGGTGGTCCAGGGCGACAAGGGACCGGAGGTCGGCGCGTACCTGGTTTCGAAGAAGGACGCCGCCTGGACCGACCCGCTGTTCGCGGAACTGCCGCTGATGCCGGACGTGCTGCACTTCCACGAAGACGAGATCAGCCGCCTGCCGGCGAACGCGGTACTCCTCGCCTCAGCTCCCAAGTACGTCAACCAGGCGTTCCGCCTGGGGCGCTGCGCCTACGGCCTGCAGTTCCACATCGAGACCACGCCCGAAGTCGTCCAGTCGTGGGCGGAGGACGAGCCTGACATGGCCGCCACCGCCAAGCCCGGGACGTTCGAGACATCCACTCTCAGTCGACTCCATGAAGACCTCGCCGACACCTGGCAGCCCTTCGCGGCCCGGTTCGTCCAGCTGGCCGGTGGAGCACTCAAGACCGCGGCTCCCACACCCAGGAACACCCTTCCCCTCGCCTGA
- a CDS encoding bifunctional [glutamine synthetase] adenylyltransferase/[glutamine synthetase]-adenylyl-L-tyrosine phosphorylase, with product MVEQARGAASPARYGFTDDRAGALLRAAGWWDDAGPDESSSGVLVALSRAADPDLALRGLDRIREADEAGWAALSEALCQDKAFRGRLIAVLGTSSALADFLVGSPGEWRRLARDKCTETDCFADELLAAVQANQPDALTGTAAEQALKAAYRGVLLEIAAADLGHVVEPTLDAPSYAEVTGRLTALAEAALVSGLTVAHAELAAKDVDDTRLAIIAMGKCGGRELNYVSDVDVIFVGDGDLQLAIRLASTTMRVVGNACFEVDAALRPEGKAGALVRTLEGHTAYYQKWARTWEFQALLKARAVAGDAELGQRYVEMVDDIVWSAAERENFVEDVQQMRRRVEKHVPSDLVDRELKLGRGGLRDVEFAVQLLQLVHGRADTSLRSASTMDALQALGEGGYVGLADAADLETSYEFLRTVEHRLQLRRLRRTHLFPDASETAELRTLARAVGIKPERGRGEDEVLVADFRRYAQRIRRLHEKLFYRPLLQSVAGVPTEALRLTTKQAAMRLAALGYAAPDGALQHIKALTAGVSRRASIQHALLPVILDLLADTPDPDGGLLAYRKVSEALEETPWYLRVLRDEGAVVERLALLLGTSKLVPDLLVRAPEVLQLLGDPGRLAGREPAEVAKSLRATVRRQPGVKAAVAAARSLRRHEMLRVAAADLLGLLDVRAVCEALSSVWVAVLQSALAAATRKRQAELGRKPANIAVIGMGRLGGAELGYGSDADVLFVCEANEGAEDGEAVRFASSVAETVRQMLGQPSADPPLQVDADLRPEGRGGPLVRTLESYRAYYARWGEVWEAQALLRARYIAGDDDLGERFIEMIDKIRYPEGGLDATRVREVRRMKARVQTERIPRGTDPNLNTKLGRGGLADVEWTVQLLQLRHAHELPALRTTATPSALSASVDAGLMDPQDAASLTEAWLLATRVRNATMLVRGKASDQVPSSGRDLAAVARVLGYSDEDDPGEFLDYYRRTTRRAHAIVERVFFQD from the coding sequence ATGGTTGAGCAAGCACGAGGGGCCGCATCCCCCGCACGGTACGGCTTCACCGACGACCGGGCCGGCGCACTGTTGCGCGCCGCCGGATGGTGGGACGACGCGGGGCCCGACGAGTCGAGCAGCGGCGTCCTCGTCGCGCTCTCGCGTGCTGCCGACCCCGATCTCGCACTGCGCGGTCTCGACCGGATCCGGGAAGCGGACGAGGCTGGCTGGGCTGCCCTGTCGGAAGCCCTGTGTCAGGACAAGGCGTTCCGTGGACGGCTCATCGCGGTGCTCGGCACCTCAAGCGCACTCGCGGACTTCCTCGTCGGCTCGCCGGGGGAGTGGCGCAGGCTCGCGCGCGACAAGTGCACCGAAACGGACTGCTTCGCCGACGAGCTCCTCGCCGCGGTCCAGGCGAACCAGCCGGACGCGCTCACCGGGACAGCCGCCGAGCAGGCGTTGAAGGCGGCGTACCGGGGCGTGCTGCTCGAGATCGCGGCCGCGGACCTCGGACACGTCGTGGAACCCACGCTCGACGCTCCCTCCTACGCCGAGGTGACCGGCCGGCTCACCGCGCTCGCCGAAGCGGCGCTCGTCAGTGGTCTCACCGTCGCCCACGCGGAACTGGCGGCCAAGGATGTCGACGACACCCGGCTCGCGATCATCGCCATGGGCAAATGCGGTGGGCGCGAGCTGAACTACGTGAGCGACGTCGACGTCATCTTCGTCGGCGATGGCGACCTGCAGCTCGCCATCCGACTAGCCAGCACGACCATGCGCGTTGTCGGCAACGCCTGTTTCGAGGTCGACGCGGCCCTGCGCCCGGAAGGCAAGGCCGGTGCGCTCGTCCGGACTCTCGAAGGGCACACCGCGTACTACCAGAAATGGGCTCGCACCTGGGAGTTCCAGGCGCTGCTCAAGGCCCGCGCGGTCGCCGGGGACGCGGAGCTCGGCCAGCGGTACGTCGAAATGGTCGACGACATCGTGTGGTCCGCCGCCGAGCGCGAGAACTTCGTCGAGGACGTGCAGCAGATGCGCCGGCGCGTGGAGAAGCACGTGCCCTCCGACCTCGTGGATCGCGAACTGAAACTCGGCCGCGGCGGGTTGCGGGACGTCGAGTTCGCCGTGCAGCTCCTGCAGCTCGTCCACGGCCGCGCGGACACGAGCCTGCGCTCGGCATCCACAATGGACGCTCTGCAGGCACTGGGGGAAGGCGGCTACGTCGGTCTCGCCGACGCCGCCGACCTCGAGACGTCGTACGAGTTCCTGCGCACCGTGGAGCACCGCCTGCAGCTTCGGCGGCTGCGCCGCACGCACCTGTTCCCCGACGCCTCCGAGACCGCCGAGCTGCGGACCCTCGCCCGTGCCGTCGGTATCAAGCCCGAGCGTGGTCGTGGGGAGGACGAGGTCCTCGTCGCGGACTTCCGCCGGTACGCGCAACGCATCCGCAGGCTGCACGAGAAACTGTTCTACCGCCCCCTGCTGCAGTCCGTCGCCGGCGTGCCGACGGAAGCCCTGCGGCTCACCACGAAGCAGGCGGCGATGCGGCTGGCCGCGCTGGGATACGCGGCTCCGGACGGCGCACTGCAACACATCAAGGCGCTCACCGCGGGCGTGTCCAGGCGGGCTTCGATCCAGCACGCCCTTCTGCCCGTGATCCTCGACCTGCTCGCCGACACCCCGGACCCGGACGGTGGCCTGCTCGCGTACCGCAAGGTGTCCGAGGCGCTGGAGGAAACCCCGTGGTACCTGCGGGTGCTGCGGGATGAAGGTGCCGTCGTCGAGCGCCTGGCGCTCCTGCTCGGCACCTCCAAGCTGGTGCCCGACCTGCTGGTGCGGGCACCGGAGGTCCTGCAACTGCTCGGCGACCCGGGGCGGCTCGCCGGCCGGGAGCCGGCCGAGGTCGCGAAGTCCTTGCGTGCCACGGTCCGACGCCAGCCTGGGGTGAAGGCGGCGGTCGCTGCGGCGCGCTCGTTGCGGCGGCACGAGATGCTCAGGGTCGCGGCCGCGGACCTGCTCGGTCTGCTGGATGTGCGCGCGGTCTGTGAAGCACTCTCGAGCGTCTGGGTCGCGGTCCTGCAGAGTGCGCTCGCGGCGGCGACCAGGAAGCGCCAGGCCGAGCTGGGCCGCAAACCGGCGAACATCGCCGTCATCGGCATGGGACGACTCGGCGGTGCGGAACTCGGCTACGGGTCTGACGCCGACGTTCTCTTCGTCTGCGAAGCGAACGAAGGTGCCGAAGACGGCGAAGCGGTTCGTTTCGCTTCGTCGGTCGCGGAGACGGTTCGTCAGATGCTCGGGCAACCCAGCGCAGACCCGCCACTGCAGGTGGACGCCGATCTGCGGCCCGAAGGCCGGGGCGGCCCGCTGGTCCGCACGCTCGAGTCGTATCGCGCCTACTACGCGCGCTGGGGCGAGGTCTGGGAGGCCCAGGCCCTCCTGCGTGCCCGCTACATCGCCGGCGACGACGACCTTGGCGAGCGGTTCATCGAGATGATCGACAAGATCCGTTATCCCGAAGGAGGCCTCGACGCCACCCGCGTCCGGGAGGTCCGCCGGATGAAGGCACGCGTGCAGACCGAGCGCATCCCGCGGGGCACCGACCCGAACCTGAACACCAAGCTGGGCCGCGGTGGTCTCGCGGACGTCGAATGGACCGTGCAGCTGCTGCAGCTGCGGCACGCGCACGAACTGCCGGCCCTGCGTACCACCGCGACTCCCAGCGCCCTGAGCGCCTCGGTGGACGCCGGCCTCATGGACCCGCAGGACGCCGCATCGCTGACCGAGGCGTGGCTGCTCGCGACGCGGGTCCGGAACGCCACGATGCTGGTGCGCGGGAAGGCGTCCGACCAGGTGCCGAGCAGCGGGCGCGACCTCGCCGCCGTCGCGCGTGTGCTCGGCTACAGCGACGAGGACGATCCAGGCGAGTTCCTGGACTACTACCGCAGGACGACCCGCCGGGCACACGCGATCGTGGAGCGCGTCTTCTTCCAGGACTGA
- a CDS encoding acyl-CoA thioesterase — MTEREPFRMQIKVRLYELDPLGHLNHAVYHSYAEVARIECMEQASRGSTVLHDERVSPVLLASSINYRREIRMGETVEVTCDAKFGTGKSFQIEHHIRKLDGTLSAELTCTVGLMDLERRKLVEDPRGRFERAGYDMAVLSTAE, encoded by the coding sequence GTGACTGAGCGCGAACCGTTCCGGATGCAGATCAAGGTGCGGCTGTACGAGCTGGACCCGCTGGGCCATCTCAACCACGCCGTCTATCACTCCTATGCCGAGGTCGCGCGCATCGAGTGCATGGAGCAGGCCTCCCGGGGCAGCACCGTGCTGCACGACGAGCGCGTCTCGCCGGTGCTGCTGGCCTCGAGCATCAACTACCGCCGCGAGATCCGCATGGGCGAGACCGTCGAGGTCACCTGCGACGCCAAGTTCGGCACCGGGAAGAGCTTCCAGATAGAGCACCACATCCGGAAGCTCGACGGCACCCTGTCCGCCGAGCTGACCTGCACCGTCGGCCTGATGGACCTCGAGCGGCGCAAGTTGGTCGAAGACCCGCGCGGCCGCTTCGAACGCGCCGGCTACGACATGGCGGTTCTGTCCACTGCCGAGTAG
- the glnA gene encoding type I glutamate--ammonia ligase: MSTTPEDIQRLIADENVQFVDVRFCDLPGVMQHFTVPAKAFDEEAYAEGLAFDGSSVRGFQSIHESDMLLLPDPETARIDPFRKEKTLSINFFVHDPFTREAYSRDPRNIARKAEQYIAESGVADAVFFGAEAEFYIFDSVRFNSAENGTFHEIDSIEGWWNTGREEEGGNRGYKTKFKGGYFPVPPVDHYADLRDEISQKLINSGFVLERAHHEVGTAGQAEINYKFNTLLHAADDLQLFKYIVKNTAWDAGKTATFMPKPLFGDNGSGMHCHQSLWKDGQPLFYDESGYAGLSDTARHYIGGILAHAPSLLAFTNPTVNSYHRLVPGFEAPVSLVYSQRNRSACVRIPITGTNAKAKRIEFRCPDSSGNPYLAFAAMMMAGLDGIKNKIEPADPIDKDLYELPPEEAKDVKQVPADLGSVLDNLEADHDFLTEGGVFTSDLIETWISIKREAEIDPLRLRPHPYEFALYYDV; the protein is encoded by the coding sequence GTGTCCACTACTCCAGAAGATATCCAGCGTCTCATCGCGGATGAGAACGTGCAGTTTGTCGATGTCAGGTTCTGCGACCTGCCGGGCGTCATGCAGCACTTCACCGTCCCCGCGAAGGCCTTCGACGAGGAGGCGTACGCCGAGGGCCTGGCCTTCGACGGTTCCTCCGTGCGTGGCTTCCAGTCGATCCACGAGTCGGACATGCTCCTGCTGCCCGACCCCGAGACCGCGCGGATCGACCCGTTCCGCAAGGAGAAGACGCTCTCGATCAACTTCTTCGTGCACGACCCGTTCACTCGCGAGGCGTACAGCCGGGACCCGCGCAACATCGCGCGCAAGGCCGAGCAGTACATCGCCGAGTCGGGCGTCGCGGACGCCGTGTTCTTCGGCGCCGAGGCCGAGTTCTACATCTTCGACTCCGTGCGGTTCAACTCCGCGGAGAACGGCACCTTCCACGAGATCGACTCGATCGAGGGCTGGTGGAACACCGGTCGCGAGGAAGAGGGCGGCAACCGCGGCTACAAGACCAAGTTCAAGGGCGGCTACTTCCCGGTCCCGCCGGTCGACCACTACGCCGACCTGCGTGACGAGATCAGCCAGAAACTGATCAACTCCGGCTTCGTGCTCGAGCGCGCGCACCACGAGGTGGGCACCGCGGGCCAGGCCGAGATCAACTACAAGTTCAACACGCTGCTGCACGCCGCGGACGACCTGCAGCTGTTCAAGTACATCGTGAAGAACACGGCGTGGGACGCGGGCAAGACCGCGACCTTCATGCCGAAGCCCCTCTTCGGCGACAACGGTTCGGGCATGCACTGCCACCAGTCGCTGTGGAAGGACGGCCAGCCGCTGTTCTACGACGAGTCCGGTTACGCCGGCCTGTCCGACACCGCCCGCCACTACATCGGCGGCATCCTGGCTCACGCCCCGAGCCTGCTGGCCTTCACCAACCCGACGGTGAACTCCTACCACCGCCTGGTGCCGGGCTTCGAGGCGCCGGTCAGCCTGGTGTACTCGCAGCGCAACCGCTCCGCCTGCGTGCGTATCCCGATCACGGGCACCAACGCCAAGGCCAAGCGCATCGAGTTCCGTTGCCCCGACTCCTCGGGCAACCCGTACCTGGCCTTCGCCGCCATGATGATGGCCGGCCTGGACGGCATCAAGAACAAGATCGAGCCGGCCGACCCGATCGACAAGGACCTCTACGAGCTGCCGCCCGAAGAGGCCAAGGACGTCAAGCAGGTCCCGGCCGACCTGGGCTCCGTGCTCGACAACCTGGAAGCCGACCACGACTTCCTCACCGAGGGTGGCGTGTTCACCTCGGACCTGATCGAGACCTGGATCTCGATCAAGCGTGAGGCGGAGATCGACCCGCTGCGGTTGCGCCCGCACCCGTACGAGTTCGCGCTGTACTACGACGTGTAA
- a CDS encoding RDD family protein encodes MARWTGEWLSSAPTGLGGGDSEPPRWRGERLGLPESGPGSVARGGSRLLALILDLVLASLLTSLFMRPVFADPAVMQTYNLWSVAVWAVITVVPVTFFGFTPGMAATGIRVARLDGGSMVGAWRALVRGALTFLLIPAAVRNVDGRSWLDRLTGTVVVRLR; translated from the coding sequence GTGGCGAGATGGACAGGCGAGTGGTTGTCGAGCGCTCCTACCGGTCTCGGTGGAGGTGACAGTGAGCCACCACGTTGGCGCGGAGAGCGACTGGGCCTGCCCGAAAGCGGTCCCGGCTCGGTCGCCCGTGGCGGCTCCCGGCTGCTGGCGCTGATCCTCGACCTGGTGCTCGCATCCCTGCTGACCTCGCTGTTCATGCGCCCGGTGTTCGCCGATCCCGCCGTGATGCAGACCTACAACCTGTGGTCCGTGGCGGTATGGGCGGTCATCACGGTGGTCCCGGTCACGTTCTTCGGCTTCACGCCGGGCATGGCCGCGACCGGTATCCGCGTCGCCCGGCTCGACGGCGGGTCGATGGTCGGTGCGTGGCGCGCTCTGGTCCGCGGCGCGCTGACCTTCCTGCTCATCCCGGCCGCGGTCCGTAACGTCGACGGCCGCAGCTGGCTCGACCGGCTGACCGGCACCGTGGTCGTGCGGTTGCGCTGA
- a CDS encoding DUF4191 domain-containing protein, whose product MAGKQDKEAAKQAKRDKRAAGKARRGQIFEAFKMQRKEDKALIPWMLGSVIVVAGVVFGVGFFFNAQWILLPLGIVLGVLLAVIIFGRRVQKTVYSKADGQPGAAGWALDNMRGNWRVTQTVAATTQLDAVHRVLGAPGVILVGEGAPHRVKNLVAQEKKRIARLVGDTPIYEVIIGNDEGQTPLRRLQPQLVKLPRNLKPPQVAALEAKLAALGNRGAAMPKGPIPQGAKMRNVQRTIRRR is encoded by the coding sequence ATGGCGGGAAAGCAGGACAAAGAAGCTGCCAAGCAGGCCAAGCGGGACAAGCGCGCGGCGGGCAAGGCTCGGCGGGGGCAGATCTTCGAAGCGTTCAAGATGCAGCGCAAAGAGGACAAGGCGCTCATCCCGTGGATGCTCGGCTCGGTCATCGTCGTCGCCGGCGTCGTGTTCGGGGTCGGGTTCTTCTTCAACGCGCAGTGGATCCTGCTTCCCCTCGGCATCGTGCTCGGCGTACTGCTGGCCGTGATCATCTTCGGCCGCCGCGTGCAGAAGACGGTGTACTCGAAGGCCGACGGGCAGCCGGGCGCGGCAGGCTGGGCGCTGGACAACATGCGCGGCAACTGGCGCGTGACGCAGACCGTGGCCGCCACCACGCAGCTCGACGCGGTGCACCGGGTGCTCGGCGCGCCGGGCGTCATCCTGGTCGGCGAGGGTGCCCCGCACCGGGTGAAGAACCTCGTCGCGCAGGAGAAGAAGCGCATCGCGCGGCTGGTCGGTGACACCCCGATCTACGAGGTGATCATCGGCAACGACGAGGGCCAGACGCCGCTGCGCCGCCTGCAGCCGCAACTGGTGAAGCTTCCGCGCAACCTCAAGCCCCCTCAGGTCGCCGCTCTCGAGGCGAAGCTGGCTGCGCTGGGTAACCGGGGCGCCGCGATGCCGAAGGGCCCGATCCCGCAGGGCGCCAAGATGCGCAACGTGCAGCGGACCATCCGCCGCCGCTGA
- a CDS encoding ATP-dependent DNA helicase UvrD2 has protein sequence MVDAAVRTNRPGLLDGLDPEQRAAAVAPRGPVCVLAGAGTGKTRTITHRIAHLIRSGHVSPGQVLAVTFTTRAAGEMRTRLRTLGVEGAQALTFHAAARRQLRYFWPRVIGDRPWDLLEGKLRLVGQAANKVGLGIEAEVLRDLASEIEWAKASLISPDDYPATAVRVQRDTPGTPQQVAEVYRAYEKVKNSAQVLDFDDLLLHTTAVLEEHGEVAREFRDRYRCFIVDEYQDVTPLQQRLLDAWLGGRDDLTVVGDANQTIYSFGGASPRPLLEFTRRFPEATVVRLERDYRSTPQVVELANKVIGAARNRPAGSRLRLIGQRSPGPEPRFAEFDDEPTEAAAVAARVRALLDAGVAASEIAILYRINAQSEAYEQALSEVGIPYLVRGGERFFDRREIRQAMSSLRVAAADPPPTELVTAVRAVLARVGLTDQPPSGGAAKERWDALLSLVEVAEELAATVEGADLPRYVAELEQRAAAQHPPTVEGVTLASLHAAKGLEWDAVFLVGLAEGTMPILHADGDDEAIEEERRLFYVGVTRAREHLWLSWALSRHPGGRRHRRRSRFLYGLLPEHHPAARVPRSQSGKNGPKPRCRVCGGPLLETMEIKLGRCGRCPSTLDEDLLDRLKEWRITRAKELKVPPFVVFTDATLIAIAEQQPADRGSLVSISGIGPSKVERFGAEVLAVINAERG, from the coding sequence GTGGTTGACGCAGCTGTTCGAACGAACCGGCCGGGCCTGCTGGACGGGCTCGATCCCGAGCAACGGGCCGCCGCGGTCGCGCCGCGGGGGCCGGTGTGCGTGCTCGCCGGCGCGGGCACGGGTAAGACGCGGACGATCACGCACCGCATCGCGCACCTGATCCGCTCGGGTCACGTCTCGCCGGGGCAGGTGCTGGCGGTCACGTTCACCACCCGTGCGGCGGGGGAGATGCGGACCAGGCTGCGGACGCTCGGCGTCGAGGGGGCGCAGGCGCTGACCTTCCACGCCGCGGCGCGGCGGCAGCTGCGCTACTTCTGGCCGCGCGTGATCGGCGATCGGCCATGGGACCTGCTCGAGGGCAAGCTGCGCCTCGTCGGCCAGGCCGCGAACAAGGTGGGCCTCGGCATCGAGGCGGAGGTCCTGCGCGACCTCGCCAGCGAGATCGAGTGGGCGAAGGCGTCGCTCATCTCGCCCGACGACTACCCGGCCACAGCCGTGCGCGTCCAGCGGGACACCCCCGGAACGCCGCAGCAGGTCGCCGAGGTCTACCGCGCGTACGAGAAGGTGAAGAACTCCGCGCAGGTGCTCGACTTCGACGACCTCCTCCTGCACACGACGGCGGTCCTCGAGGAGCACGGCGAGGTCGCGCGCGAGTTCCGCGACCGGTACCGCTGCTTCATCGTCGACGAGTACCAGGACGTCACCCCGCTGCAACAGCGCCTGCTCGACGCGTGGCTGGGGGGCCGTGACGACCTCACTGTCGTCGGCGACGCCAACCAGACGATCTACTCGTTCGGCGGCGCCTCACCGCGTCCCCTGCTCGAGTTCACCCGCCGCTTTCCGGAGGCGACGGTGGTGCGGCTGGAGCGCGACTACCGGTCGACCCCGCAGGTCGTCGAGCTGGCGAACAAGGTGATCGGCGCGGCGCGCAACCGGCCTGCCGGTTCCCGGCTGCGCCTCATCGGGCAACGCTCGCCCGGGCCGGAGCCGAGGTTCGCCGAGTTCGACGACGAGCCGACCGAGGCCGCCGCGGTCGCCGCGCGCGTCCGTGCCCTGCTCGACGCCGGGGTCGCGGCGAGTGAGATCGCCATCCTGTACCGCATCAACGCGCAGTCGGAGGCCTACGAGCAGGCGCTGTCCGAAGTGGGCATCCCGTATCTGGTCCGCGGTGGGGAGCGGTTCTTCGACCGCCGCGAGATCCGGCAGGCGATGAGTTCGCTGCGCGTCGCGGCGGCGGATCCGCCTCCGACGGAGCTCGTCACGGCGGTCCGCGCCGTGCTCGCCCGCGTCGGCCTGACCGATCAGCCGCCGTCCGGTGGCGCGGCGAAGGAGCGGTGGGACGCGCTGCTGTCCCTGGTCGAGGTGGCCGAGGAGCTGGCGGCGACGGTCGAGGGCGCGGACCTCCCGCGGTACGTGGCAGAGCTGGAGCAGCGGGCGGCGGCGCAGCACCCGCCGACGGTCGAGGGGGTCACGCTGGCGTCGCTGCACGCCGCGAAGGGCCTGGAGTGGGACGCCGTCTTCCTGGTCGGGCTCGCCGAGGGGACCATGCCGATCCTGCACGCGGACGGCGATGACGAGGCGATCGAGGAGGAGCGGCGGCTCTTCTACGTCGGCGTCACGCGGGCTCGCGAGCACCTGTGGCTTTCGTGGGCACTGTCGCGGCATCCGGGCGGGCGGCGGCACCGTCGGCGCAGCAGGTTCCTGTACGGGCTGCTGCCGGAGCACCACCCGGCGGCGCGCGTCCCGCGGTCGCAGTCCGGGAAGAATGGCCCGAAGCCGCGGTGCCGCGTGTGCGGCGGGCCGCTGCTGGAGACGATGGAGATCAAGCTCGGCCGGTGCGGCCGGTGTCCGTCCACACTGGACGAGGATTTGCTCGACCGGCTGAAGGAGTGGCGCATCACCCGGGCGAAGGAGCTCAAGGTGCCGCCGTTCGTGGTGTTCACGGACGCGACCCTCATCGCGATCGCCGAGCAGCAGCCCGCCGACCGGGGAAGCCTGGTGTCGATTTCGGGCATCGGCCCGAGCAAGGTCGAACGCTTCGGCGCCGAAGTCCTGGCGGTGATCAACGCCGAGCGCGGCTGA
- a CDS encoding WhiB family transcriptional regulator has protein sequence MSSAIAFASEGALPAEFVDPSTVGVGDLLDAAVSPDLDLPCRSGDADLWFAEAPADLERAKRLCTDCPIRESCLAGALARREPWGVWGGEIFERGVVVARKRPRGRPRKHAVVERSVAEQPIERRNSTEQRSAAA, from the coding sequence ATGTCATCGGCAATCGCCTTCGCGTCAGAGGGGGCGTTACCCGCCGAGTTCGTCGACCCCAGCACCGTGGGTGTCGGCGATCTGCTCGACGCGGCCGTCTCGCCCGACCTGGACCTGCCCTGCCGGTCCGGGGACGCCGACCTGTGGTTCGCGGAGGCCCCCGCGGACCTCGAGCGGGCCAAGCGCCTGTGTACCGACTGCCCGATCAGGGAGTCGTGCCTGGCCGGTGCGCTCGCCCGGCGGGAGCCGTGGGGCGTCTGGGGTGGCGAGATCTTCGAGCGCGGCGTGGTCGTCGCGCGGAAGCGGCCCAGGGGACGTCCGCGGAAGCACGCCGTCGTCGAGCGGTCCGTGGCGGAGCAGCCCATCGAGCGGCGGAACTCGACCGAGCAGCGGAGCGCTGCCGCGTGA
- a CDS encoding class I SAM-dependent methyltransferase, whose product MFAVGRLRRTPLLRCRVVLNEAMAAHAHTHDHIDWASRIPDLRRADELDAAAFATIAARLTVTLSQGATVVDVGSGARGMSAALAAALATRGGGTLLLVDAVPELLTVAAETAVAGASRGAATGGVAPEAGPADADVAGTPRSGDVTVGAGGATTVSIETVRADVAARPLGDLVPSADLVWAASMIHHLPDQQAGIAGLASALAPGGVLAVAEGGLETQTLPWDLGVGEPGFERRLMATGDEWFAEMRASIDGVVRMPYGWSAALGNAGLADVSSFTALIDHPAPVTASVREFVIARLERLVETVDDRIRDEDRDTARRLLDRSGPDYLGNRDDLYVLGTRTVHFGRKP is encoded by the coding sequence TTGTTCGCCGTAGGGAGACTGCGGCGAACGCCCTTATTGCGTTGTCGGGTCGTGTTGAATGAGGCCATGGCCGCACACGCGCACACGCACGACCACATCGACTGGGCGTCACGGATACCGGACCTGCGTCGAGCCGACGAACTCGACGCGGCTGCCTTCGCCACGATCGCCGCCCGGTTGACGGTCACGCTGTCCCAGGGCGCGACCGTCGTCGACGTCGGCTCTGGTGCCCGTGGGATGAGCGCCGCCTTGGCCGCCGCGCTCGCCACTCGCGGCGGCGGCACTCTCCTGCTCGTCGACGCGGTCCCGGAGCTGCTGACAGTCGCCGCCGAGACGGCGGTCGCCGGTGCTTCGCGCGGGGCCGCCACCGGAGGGGTGGCCCCCGAGGCCGGGCCAGCCGACGCGGATGTCGCAGGCACGCCCCGCTCAGGAGACGTGACAGTCGGCGCAGGGGGAGCCACGACAGTCAGCATCGAAACCGTCCGCGCCGACGTGGCTGCCCGTCCGCTCGGAGATCTTGTCCCATCCGCCGACCTCGTCTGGGCGGCATCGATGATTCACCACCTGCCCGATCAGCAGGCCGGGATCGCCGGTCTCGCCTCGGCGCTCGCGCCCGGGGGCGTGCTGGCCGTGGCCGAGGGTGGGCTCGAAACGCAAACCCTGCCGTGGGACCTCGGTGTCGGCGAGCCAGGTTTCGAACGCCGGCTGATGGCCACCGGCGACGAGTGGTTCGCCGAGATGCGCGCTTCGATCGACGGGGTGGTGCGCATGCCCTACGGCTGGAGCGCTGCCCTCGGCAATGCCGGATTGGCCGACGTCAGCTCGTTCACCGCGCTCATCGACCACCCGGCGCCCGTCACCGCTTCTGTACGCGAGTTCGTGATCGCTCGTCTCGAACGGCTCGTCGAGACCGTCGACGACCGGATCAGGGACGAAGACCGCGACACCGCACGGCGCCTGCTGGACCGGAGCGGTCCCGACTATCTCGGCAACCGCGACGACCTCTACGTGCTCGGCACCCGAACGGTCCACTTCGGACGAAAGCCGTGA